In Raphanus sativus cultivar WK10039 unplaced genomic scaffold, ASM80110v3 Scaffold3030, whole genome shotgun sequence, the DNA window ATgtcacaatattaaaataaaattactatcaatTAATATCCtgaagttatattttatttaagatttaaaaatgaaagattactatatatttaatttataacaaaaatcgtttttattatcttagtatatttatttttaattttgagatAGTTTAATACATATCATATGTcacgatcatgttaattaataactttgaagaaccaaaatttataatataagatTCACTGtaacaaattaaattacaatttcagttagaaaataataattagtacAAACACACATAAGCATATATTCACAATTAAACGTATTGAAGTAGAAACTTTACATTGACATGAACTTATTACctaaaacaacattatattaaGCAGCATGACAATAATGATATGTATGTACAAACGCATAATCATAATAGTGGCCATGACATACGTAAGACAATAATGAAAAGCGGAAAATTTATGTTGACATGAACTTACACTACCTAGAACAACATTATATTAGTAAACAGCATGATAATAATCATATGTATGCACAAACGCCTAATCATATTGGTGGCCATAACATACGCAAGCAGATTTTAACTTAAGCAGCATGACAATAATGACAAAAGAAATCAATGTCTAACCCTGAACGGCTGAAGCTCACCTTATATCTCTTCTTAAATCAATAGTTATGTTTGGTAATCAAATACGAGAAGTGAAAAATATAAGGGAATTTTCTATATATGTAGATGTGAATAATCCTAGTTCTTTTTAGTTTATcatttgaataaaggaaaattaacattatacttttttcatttttttggtctaagttttagaaaaaaaaagataattactattaaatatttcttgatatatatatttttaatttctttacaataatcttttcttcatgattttagtaagggaaaattagtatttaatgatatatgaatttgtaaaaatgaaaattactgctccctctgtttcatattatttgtcgttctaagtttttacacacagattaagaaaacatttaattttacatatttccaaaataaaaatactattaccaatacacatcgaccaatataaaaatagaatagagaatattttcaataaattttgtattgaaaaccgaaaacgacacttattttgaaacaaaaattttgctctagaacgacatataatttgaaacggagggagtattttttaatatttaataatataaggatttctaaaaacaaagattactattttaaaattgtgttaATATGTGAATagttgtatttttatgtttttgatctttttgattaagatttgaataaattaaaattaaataattaaaatatatatactaataaaataaataaaaaacgaattttgaattataaaaaaaggaaaattaccaTTATAGtttaaaacacatgtcacaatcttaaaaaaaattattgccatgtgtcgcgatcatgttaattagtaattttgaagaaccaaactttatataataagatttggAGTCCAAAGCAATATGGCTAGTTTTGTGGGAGAATTATAGTTAACACTTAACATGGAAAAACACAATCAAATTATATGAAAAGACATACTTGAAGTGTTTTTCACAAGTCATGACCAAAAACATTTCTCCCAGGTTGTCTTttaacaaatgattttttttttgtcttttaacaCATGCAAATAAATTAATCAAACAAGAGTTGTCTAATTCAAATTAATCCCATACTATATATAGACTGGACTGAGATtctataaagaaagaaatatttaGTTCAGTATattgaacaaaatatataaatatactaaaatctatataaataaaactagttagttttgttattttctaaaatccaaaataaccaaaatgaaaTTTGATCTcaaataaaatctattttttaactcaaaataacaaaaaaaactgataaaattACTGGAGACTTTTAAAGAATGCAATATTGTATCATTGTTATACACCTAAGTATACACAAATATAGCAaagatacaaaaacaaaaaaaacaaataaacaaataagaAGTTACAACAATGTGAAACTTAAGATGCAAGCAAAAAAACATTCAGTAACTACAACAAAACAACTAACCTTCTCATTGTTCTAATGATGACTTATCTCTTTTCCTGCTAAAAAACTTAACCAAGTTGggaaccttcttcttcttcttcttcattacAAAGTAACTCGGAGTCCCTCTATTCCCCGATGAGTATCTCCTCGTCTTCCCTCCCTGAACCGGAGTGAACTTCCCGCTAATCCTCACCGACCTTCTCACCGGTTTAGGAGAGACCACCAAGCTGCTGCTGCTTTTGTCTTCTGCTGATTCCTCCTTGAACTTCTCAATCTCGTTCTGCACCAGTCTCTTTATCGACAGCGACCTCTGCATCCTAAAAGACGCCCTCTCCTCTTCCACCATCGTCTTCCCACTCTCCCTCTCTAACGTCTCCGTCTTCATCTCAATCTCCTTAGTGCTCGCCTTCAGCGCTTCCACCCACGCCATCGCCGCTTCCACTTTCTTCTCTGCTGTTTCCTCGGCATGACGCGCTTGTCCGCTCAGATACTCGTACTCGAATCTCGAGATCGTGATGGTTGAGCTACTCCGAGAATCCATTTCTCTAGTTTCTATTGTTCTCTCTACGATTGATTCAAGCTTCTCCAGTGCTAAACTCTCTGCTTGTTTCGCCTTCTCCAGCTCTTCTAACTTGGATAGCAACTCTTTCTCTTCCCCGCCGAATCCCGTTTCGGTTTTCTTGATGATTCTTGCTTCTTCTTTAAGACTAACCTCTTCTTTCTTTGCAGCTTCTTCATCGTTCTTGAGCTTCTCCAAAGAGCAAGTTAAGTTGTCAGCAAGAGAGCTGATTCTCTCTTCATCTGCAGACACTGCTTCTAGTCTCCCTTTCCCTATAAGCAGCTTCGCGTTGAGTCTCTCAATCATCGCATCATCCTTCTCTATGATCTTATCAAACCTAGCTGCTTCTCTTTTAACTTCCTCAAGCTCTTTCCTCAACGCATCCATCACATCACCGAGATAAAGAAGCTCTGCGTTAAGAGAAGCGAGCTCCTCCTTCTTAGCTTCCGTCGCTTCAGTCACTTCTTTCAAAACCGTCAAAGCATCCTTCCCTCTTTGCTTCTTGGGAACGTTCCTCTCCATGTCCTTCACAAGCTTTAACTGCGTTTCCAACATCTCGATATCAGCCAAAGTCTCTGCCAACACATTCTCATACCCCTTTGCTCTCTTGATCTCTTTCTTCATCTCCTTAGtcctcttcctcatcttctccaaAGACTCAAACGCTTCCTTcctttctctctccctctcctctTCTACCTCTTTACATTCTTTCAAAGCCTCCATCTTCGCCAACTCGACCAAAACATGCTCTTCGTTCGCAGCGTCGACCTCTAATGTAAGACTCTCGACAAACTTCAAGTTCTCTTCCGTTTTAACCCTTAACTCTATTACTTCCTTCTCTGCCGCAACTCTCTCTTTCAAAACATAGGCTATGTCAAGCTTGAGCTTGCTCAGTTCTTGCTTCACACCCTCTAACTCTCTCGTGATCTGAGCGTAGTTACTACCGTTTCCATCAATCTTTAACTTCTTCACAGCTTCAGTTTTCCGAGACTTTAACCGCAGATTTGATTCCTCTATGAGTAAAGTTAGCTCCTGCACTTTCTTCTTGGCCTTGTTTAGTTCAGCTTCGGCCTTGGCCTTTGCCGAGTCGGAAGCTATTCTGCTCTCTCTGTACATACCTAGCTCTCTCCCTGACTTGTGCAAGTCCTCAGCAACCGATGACTGTTagacaaaacagagaaacataGCATCAAGATCGAAATTTTAGCAACCAAAAGATGTAAAGAATAGATCTTTGGCGGCCTCACCTTAGCTTCTGGCAAATCCAGCTGAGGAGAGACGGTGCGAGTAGCTCTTTGTCCGTACTTGTTAATGGCGGCTTTCACCGAACCTAtgcttcttcctcctccaccTAAATTCCCTTCTGCCATTGATATGTTCCTCCTTGGTTTCTACTCAAAACATACAAGACTTCAGCCAGGAATCTCGAATTGGAAGAGATTCTCcaggaaaaatataaaaactttgaGTTCAAAGCTCGAGGATGATAAGAAAGGAGATGTTTGAAGGGAGACTTACAGGAGAGTGAGAGGTTGGAGGAAGAGAAAGATTGTTGTTGTGTGTAGCAGAGGATAAACGGAAGagatggagatgatgatgattggcTGACATCCACTCTGTTTtcttatcattttcttttctttttgttcttactggaaaaaaaaatcagggaGAATTTATGAAAGTTTGTTTCTTCTAGGCACGCATCTGAGGTCAAGGACACCACAAGTAGCACATACTTATATGACATACCAAAAAATCccaaaagtaaatttaaaacatatttgacTGTACAtgaatattattatcttttacCAACAATAACTACAGAATTGACACTAATTTAGAAAACCAAATCGGTGGAGTAAAATGAGAAATTTATTCAAGTGGAAAGTAAAAGCTGATAACTATGTTGGTGTAAACACTATTTTCTCAAGTTGAAAACAGTCTCTCAAAAACACAACCATTGATGATAGAACAAAACTTggcttcaccccctaaggtgaacctctacattcacctACCAATAGGAAtgagttaattgagatttgatatctcttaaaaaaggaaaccaagtaataagaatttaatgaaataaaattatgtttttagataaataaaaaatagtagcaattataaaaaaaaaaaatttttttagtattaataaatccgtcagaaaatattaaaccctaaaccctaaattctaaatactaaaccctaaacctttggggaaagcctgaacccttgggcaaatcctataccctaaatcgttaatcttaaaccctaaacccttaatcataaaccataatattaaaccctaaattctaaacacgaaaccctaaaccctaaactctttgacaaatattaaatcataaattcttaatactaaactataaaccattttgaaattaatgatttagggtttagtattagaggttatgatttagggtttagggattaggatttagtttatgatttaaggtttggtttaaatttaaagatttagggtataggatttgcccaagggttcaggcttttcccaagggtttagggtttatatttagaatttaaggtttagggtttagaatttagggtttcgggtttagtattttctgacggatttattaatattaaaaagaatatatttttttgatacttgctactatttttatttatctaaaaacataattttatttcattaaattcttattacttggtttccttttttaagagatatcaaatcttaataaactaattcttattggtgggtgaatgtagagattcaccttagggggtgaagctaagttttgttcttgATGATATAAGCTTCTTCAGGTATTAATGACCTCCATAATGTTGTTGGTTAAGTTTAATGTGCTGCAGAGTTATTCTTAACCCCTAAAAATATCTTGTTGCCTCCAAACTCTATCCACATAAAACCATCTCATATCTTCCATTAAACAATATGCATTTCTATAGTAAACAATAAgtgaaaaacatatatatgccTTACTATGCCTCTAATCAGAAGCTTCATACCATTTTATCCATAAtttattcagatatttttaaaaatgtctaACCATAGTAATTTAGGTGTTTCGTCCGCGCATGTggacataaatattttataattacttatgATTACATGCATTACTAACTAAAagactaataataaattataatttatgtttttatttaaaagttcttatgtattataatattttgaaactttttttacactatattcattattaaataaattttaaaatcactcAATATTCTTTTGTCTcaagtttataaaattaagaattttacttgattaatattaaGTTATatgctttttttgtttttaaactgttaaactttttattaaaagatattttcggataacaaatatatatgaattatctttttattttaaaatataacttatagattttagataatttttatttttattaattttagttattaatctaatcaaataagtttaaattcgttttttattttagctttttattttagctgatatatattttattcattaaatgtaatatatattaaccgttttaacttttaacgtgggagtATAGATTGAATTAAATCTTTCCTCTATCGTCCGCACATTCACATAAATTTGAGCTTTCCCTTTCCAGGTAGTCTCGTATATCCTATACACGTCAGTGGCAAGCCAAGAAGATATTTTGATCTTACCCAAATCGCATGAAATTAAACAACTATTACTTGTTCTCGACCTTCAGTTTTAGGTTCCTTTCGCATGAAGACCAGTTACGTTCACGTTGTTTAATGCTACAGCAGCACATGCATTTTGCATTATGCATAGCAGTGTGAAGCCATACCCTATAAATACAAGAACAAGACCTCGAATGTTccttagaaaatatataaaacacagTCAAAATTCAAACAattttatcatacaaaactaaCTAACTAGTCATGAAGATCTTGGCATTGACACTCATGGTTTTGGTCATTCTTTCGCCATCATTTGCGGCTCCAACTGAAGTGGTAGACACTGCTGTTGGAGCGGCATGTGACGCCAAGCAGCTTCAGCCTTGCCTGGCAGCGATTACAGGAGGAGGCCAACCCTCGGGTGATTGTTGTGCAAAGCTGAAGGAGCAACAGCCATGCTTGTGTGGATTTGCTAAGAACCCTGCGTTTGCTCAGTACATTAGCTCTCCCAACTCTCGCAAACTCCTATCCGCTTGTGGTGTTCCTTATCCAAGTTGCTAAAATTCCAGAgattttataattaactaaataaataaataaataacgaGTACGGaagataaataatattttatcaaactATGTTTATGAAACAATGTAAACGTTTGGATTAATGTAATCGTTTATACGGTTAACTAAAGaagtttcttatttatttttgtagcTTTCTCGGgtaaattaaaaaccaaatacCAAAACGCTTCAAAATATCAATGTGGATCAAACGCTGAAATGCTCTTGAGTAGCATTTGGTCATGTCCGACACATGTTACTCTCCAAACTTTGTCGTTTCGACTATTGATCTCGGTGAAGCGAATTTTTATACAATATCTAACATGCATGGATGTCTTTGGTCAAGAGCTTTGCCGATTAAGTCATTATTAACCAAATCATGTTTAAGATTCTCTTTTAAAcagaatataattattttttttgtaactgattcAATATGTCTGGATGTTTACTGAGGATCCTCATAAATGTTGAATAACCAAATACCAACATTCTAAGCTTGTAAAATTCTTAAACGCAGCTACAATATGAGATTGTCACTGTAGCGTTTGCCAAGACGACCAGATGTGGCTAAGCTTTAGGAAATTTATTCGTTGAAAAGTCTTTACTCTTTAAGAGTGTGGATATGATTTGTGTGGTGTTTTATTAAATCACGAAAAACTCCAAAAGGAGGAAACTTCCATCAAGTTGCGTCAGAAAATGTCGTTGAAAAACTTGTGAAATTGTATGTCAATACACTGCTTCTGCTATGCAATATGGTCAATTTATGGAATTCATAGAACGACAATTATGTTTCTTTGATATTTGACCATCACGTTGTGGTTCTTCTTAAGATATGTCGCCTCCTCTCGTTGTGGCTTcttgttcctcctcctcttcccgCAACTGGTCATACGATGTTTTCCCTAGCTTTAGCGGAGAGGATGTCCGCAAAACATTCCTCAGCCACTTTCTCAGGGAGCTTGAGCGGAATTCGATCGTTGCTTTCAAAGACAACGAGATGGAGAGAAGCCAGTCAATCGCCCCGGAGCTCGTACAAGCCATCAGAGATTCGAGGATCGCAGTGGTTGTGTTCTCCAAAAACTACGCATCTTCAAGCTGGTGTCTAAACGAGTTGCTGGAGATTCTGCAGTGCAACGAAGAGTTGGGCCAACTGGTGATACCGATCTTTTACGGTTTGGACCCTTCTCACCTTAGGAAACAGACAGGAGACTTTGGAGAGGCATTTAAAAAGACTTGCCAAAACCAAACACATGAAGTTGAAGATCAGTGGAAGCAAGCTTTGACCAATGTTGCAAATATCCTCGGATATCATTCTAAAAACTGGTATGTGAATGTGaccttttttcaaaataaaaatttttcagatgagatttatttatttatttattattttttttttcaaatgagatttattgatatttgttttgttgttcCGTGTTTGTGCATTGGCGTTTCTTCTCCTTAGTGATAGTGAAGCTGCAATGATTGAAGAAATCTCCAATGATATTTTAGGTAAACTTGATGTAACTCCATCGTCTAATGAGTTTGAGGACTTTGTCGGCATGAAAGATCATATGGCAGAGGTGATACTATTGATGAATTTGGAATCCAAGGAAGTGAAGATGGTTGGGATATGGGGTACTTCGGGAATTGGCAAGACTACTATTGCAAGAGCTTTATTTTGTAATATCTCTAATCAGTTCCAGAAAAGTGTTTTCATAGACAGGGCCTTCATATCGAAGAGTATGGAAGTTTATGGCCGAGCCAATCCAGTTGACTATAACATGAAGCTGCGCTTGCGGATGAACTTCCTGTCTGAAATCTTGGAAAGAAAGAACATGAAGATTGGTGCAATGGAAGAAAGGCTAAAGCACCAGAAAGTTCTCATCGTTATTGATGATTTGGATGATCAATACGTGTTGGATGCTTTAGCGGGTCAAACCAAATGGTTTGGAAGTGGTAGTAGAATTATTGTGGTTACAACAGACAAGCAACTTTTAAAAGCCAGCGGTATTGATTCTATATACGAGGTTGGTCTCCCATCCGATGAACAAGCTCTAGAGATGTTCTGTCGATCTGCTTTCAGGCAAGACTCTCCACCTGAAGGTTTGATGGAGTTTGCTTCTGAAGTTGTGGAGCGTGCTGGTAGTCTTCCTTTGGGTCTCGACGTTTTGGGTTCGTCTTTGCGGGGGTTGAACAAGGAGGATTGTTTGAATATGCTGCCTAGGCTTAGGAGAAGTCTAGATGGTAAAATAGAGGAGACACTAAGAGTCGGTTATGATGGGTTACTTAGAGAAGATAAGGCGATATTTCGTCATATTGCATGTCTTTTCAATCATGTTGACGTCAAAGACATCAAGCTGTTTCTTGCTGATAGTGAGTTGGATGTTGATATAGGGCTGAAAAACCTAATTAACAAGTCCCTCATTCAGGTGAGGTGGGGTAAAGTGGAGATGCACCATTTGCTACAAGAAATGGGTAGAAACATGGTTCGGTTACAGTCCATTAGAAAACCTCAAAAGCGGGAATTTCTAGTGGATTCAAAAGATATATGTGATGTACTCAGTGAAAGCAttgtaagtttttcttttgtaatttgtGGCCCTTTTATTACTTAGTGTATATAAGGTTGAGAAAATGCTAGTATATAAGCCATGAAAAACATAGAGGTCCACTAAGCTTCTGATTTGGtctatttcttaattttcaGGGTACTCCAAAGCTTTTAGGGATAGCACTGAATATTGATGAGACTGATGAGTTGCAAATACATGAGAGTGCCTTCAAAGGGATGCGTAATCTCCGTTTTCTAGAAGTTTACTCGAATAAAGTTAGGTTTGGAAATGGAGACAACAAACCGAAGCTACCCAAAAGTTTCGACTGTTTGCCTCCTAAGCTCAAACTACTGTGTTGGTCTGGGTATCCAATGCGATGTATGCCTTCTACATTTTGTACAGAGAGACTCGTCAAGCTCAAAATGCGGAATAGCAAACTAGAGAAGCTGTGGGAAGGAGTTATGGTAAGCTCTTACACTAATTGTTAATTCTcttactttagttttttttggatGATAATCTTGTCACGCGATGTGTAATTTCTACTgatctatatttctttttttggtatACAGTCTCTTACATGTCTCACTGAGATGGATTTGTGTGGATCACATGACCTGAAAGAGATCCCAGATCTTACGACGGCCACCAATCTTGAAACACTTAATCTTCAATCTTGTAGGAATTTGGTAGAGCTTCCTTCCTCAATATGAAATCTCAATAAACTGATAAAATTGGACATGCAGTTCTGTAAAAAGCTGGAGACTCTCCCAAGTGGCATTAATCTCAAATCTCTCAACCACCTCAATCTCAGTTTTTGCTCACAGTTGAAGACTTTTCCGGAAATCTCCACCAACATCTCATTTCTCTTTCTGGAAGAAACAAGAGTTGGAGAGTTCCCCACAAATTTGCGTCTTGAGAATCTTGTTAAGCTTCACATGTCTAAAGTAACGATAAAGAAACAATGGAAAGGTGTACAGGTATGTAGATTTCTAagggggtgttattggtttatgtattttaatggatttcaaaatctaaaccaaattcagtgttattggttctatgattttaaaattcaaattcaaatacactgttattggttctatgattttaaaattaaaattcaaatacactgttattggttttataattttaaaacagattttaaaatcaagtgttattcaataGCAAATATTTATTTGAGGATTTGATTTAGAATTAGATTTGAATGGATTTTAGAGTGTTATTAGAgtgaaaataccaaaaaagCAAATATCAAGTTAAACTTTGTTATTTTGATTGGATTTgtgttattgttttttattcaaCTTTTACGCGGTGCTGTAATTGTTCTTTTATCGGGTTTGGACATCGGCCATTTAAAAGGTACAGAAAGAACGTAACAGACGTCTACATGATGGAACAACCAGATGTTAATTATATTTGGCCAATATGTCATCTGTATATATAGTAATTTAGGAAGATAACTGAAAAAACCCAGCCAGTTCAAGGTGCTAACTTGTTAATGGTTTTGGACTTTCTGAACAACTTCTCCCGACCTAAGCATGTTCCCTCCTAAACTCTCGTATTAGAtctttatttttagttaaaaatccATTTTGAGTGATTTATAACAATTCACTATATTGATTCTGAAATTCATATAGTAATTCTCAAATCCATTTATTTGGTTTGAAAATCATTGGATTTATCAAAGATTTTTTAATCTAAAGAGGATTTATAAATCCATTAAATTACTAGAACCAATAACTCCCACTTAATAGTTATTCTATTCTTTTATAACATGTCTTGCATATGAGAAACAACAAGTTTTATTACATGTCTAATAGTTATTCTATTCTTTTATaagattaatttataaattaaggTAATAACCCTTTGTATCACAGTAATTTGATACTAACAaaactgaaaatgaaaacattAGACGGCTGTATTCAAAGTGAGATTTGGAgggatttgtattaaaatgacaaatattGTTATTCaagcatatttttttttgaaagttcaAAATCTAAAGTTATACAgtttgtgattttaaaatattatttaaaaaatctatatttgtCAATAATATTTAAGTAGTGGACTTTATAAGAGCAATTTGAACATGTTTTGGTAGAGCTTTTTAgttaataattacaaattttaaatctttaaatagGAGTCTAAAGTGCTTTAATTAAATTTACAACAACTTATATAACTCACTCACGATTATTAAAAATCCCATTAAAAACAAATCATTTCAAATCTCAAATACTATATTGAATACATTGGAGacttcgtgacaaaaaaaaaaaagaatacattGGAGACTGCCATGATCATGTGGTTTGCAAGTAGATGATTTTGTAAAAGTTTCCTAGTTCTATTTCTTTTCTACACAAACTATCAATCGACTtaaacatagattttttttgtgataaataaatttaacattcatttaaagaaaaaaaaaatacattggagacAATTTGCTTAACAATTGTTTGCTTGGTCCAGCTGCTTACGCCCTTCGCGCCTATGCTGTCTCCCACTTTGACTGAGTTATATCTCTCGAATATCCCAAGTTTAGTGGAGCTTCCTTCCTCATTTCGGAACCTCAATAACCTAAGAGATCTGAAGATAAGTAGATGCATGAATCTTGAAGCTCTTCCCACAGGCATCAACCTCAAATCTCTAGATACCCTCAATCTCACTAGATGCTCACGGTTGATGACGTTTCCTAATATCTCAACCAACATCTCAGATCTCAATCTAAGCTACACATCGATAGAAGAGGTTCCATGGTGGGTCGAGATCTTCTCTAAGCTCAAATACCTAACTATGGAAAGTTGCAGTAAGTTGGAATATGTACACCTAAACATTTCTAAACTGCTACATCTAGAGGCTGTTGACTTTTCACTCTGTGAGGCATTGAAGGGAGCTGATTTGAGTGGTCAAACTTCAAGTGGGGTGTTAATGGAAGCATGTAAAAATATTGACACTGTTTCGGAAG includes these proteins:
- the LOC108816723 gene encoding protein PLASTID MOVEMENT IMPAIRED 2, which translates into the protein MSANHHHLHLFRLSSATHNNNLSLPPTSHSPKPRRNISMAEGNLGGGGRSIGSVKAAINKYGQRATRTVSPQLDLPEAKSSVAEDLHKSGRELGMYRESRIASDSAKAKAEAELNKAKKKVQELTLLIEESNLRLKSRKTEAVKKLKIDGNGSNYAQITRELEGVKQELSKLKLDIAYVLKERVAAEKEVIELRVKTEENLKFVESLTLEVDAANEEHVLVELAKMEALKECKEVEEERERERKEAFESLEKMRKRTKEMKKEIKRAKGYENVLAETLADIEMLETQLKLVKDMERNVPKKQRGKDALTVLKEVTEATEAKKEELASLNAELLYLGDVMDALRKELEEVKREAARFDKIIEKDDAMIERLNAKLLIGKGRLEAVSADEERISSLADNLTCSLEKLKNDEEAAKKEEVSLKEEARIIKKTETGFGGEEKELLSKLEELEKAKQAESLALEKLESIVERTIETREMDSRSSSTITISRFEYEYLSGQARHAEETAEKKVEAAMAWVEALKASTKEIEMKTETLERESGKTMVEEERASFRMQRSLSIKRLVQNEIEKFKEESAEDKSSSSLVVSPKPVRRSVRISGKFTPVQGGKTRRYSSGNRGTPSYFVMKKKKKKVPNLVKFFSRKRDKSSLEQ
- the LOC108816587 gene encoding non-specific lipid-transfer protein 2-like, with amino-acid sequence MKILALTLMVLVILSPSFAAPTEVVDTAVGAACDAKQLQPCLAAITGGGQPSGDCCAKLKEQQPCLCGFAKNPAFAQYISSPNSRKLLSACGVPYPSC
- the LOC108814562 gene encoding disease resistance protein RPS6-like; amino-acid sequence: MSPPLVVASCSSSSSRNWSYDVFPSFSGEDVRKTFLSHFLRELERNSIVAFKDNEMERSQSIAPELVQAIRDSRIAVVVFSKNYASSSWCLNELLEILQCNEELGQLVIPIFYGLDPSHLRKQTGDFGEAFKKTCQNQTHEVEDQWKQALTNVANILGYHSKNCDSEAAMIEEISNDILGKLDVTPSSNEFEDFVGMKDHMAEVILLMNLESKEVKMVGIWGTSGIGKTTIARALFCNISNQFQKSVFIDRAFISKSMEVYGRANPVDYNMKLRLRMNFLSEILERKNMKIGAMEERLKHQKVLIVIDDLDDQYVLDALAGQTKWFGSGSRIIVVTTDKQLLKASGIDSIYEVGLPSDEQALEMFCRSAFRQDSPPEGLMEFASEVVERAGSLPLGLDVLGSSLRGLNKEDCLNMLPRLRRSLDGKIEETLRVGYDGLLREDKAIFRHIACLFNHVDVKDIKLFLADSELDVDIGLKNLINKSLIQVRWGKVEMHHLLQEMGRNMVRLQSIRKPQKREFLVDSKDICDVLSESIGTPKLLGIALNIDETDELQIHESAFKGMRNLRFLEVYSNKVRFGNGDNKPKLPKSFDCLPPKLKLLCWSGYPMRCMPSTFCTERLVKLKMRNSKLEKLWEGVMSLTCLTEMDLCGSHDLKEIPDLTTATNLETLNLQSCRNLVELPSSI